In the Deinococcus ficus genome, one interval contains:
- a CDS encoding TlpA disulfide reductase family protein has translation MNEPTTPSPTPAAPRAGLRRYLPPLFAASLVALLGYALLKPASDTTTGGVLVGREAPAFALTTPEGQNVTLAALRGRPVVLNFWASWCDPCREEAPLFNALNAQARPDGLAVVGVLFQEPKLDAAKRFAQQYGLNYPHLLDPRAATAIDYGVSGIPETVFIDPQGVIRHIDRGGLDLARLNAGLGTIGVPALKEGAL, from the coding sequence ATGAACGAGCCGACCACCCCCTCCCCCACCCCGGCCGCGCCGCGCGCCGGCCTGCGGCGTTACCTGCCGCCCCTGTTCGCCGCGAGTCTGGTGGCCCTGCTCGGGTACGCCCTGCTGAAACCCGCCAGTGACACGACCACCGGCGGCGTGCTCGTCGGGCGGGAAGCGCCGGCCTTCGCGCTGACCACCCCGGAAGGCCAGAACGTGACCCTGGCCGCGTTGCGGGGCCGGCCGGTCGTGCTGAACTTCTGGGCGTCGTGGTGCGACCCGTGCCGGGAGGAAGCGCCGCTGTTCAACGCCCTGAACGCCCAGGCCCGCCCGGACGGTCTGGCGGTGGTGGGCGTGCTGTTCCAGGAACCGAAACTGGACGCCGCGAAACGCTTCGCGCAGCAGTACGGCCTGAACTACCCGCATCTCCTGGACCCGCGCGCCGCGACCGCCATCGATTACGGCGTGTCCGGCATTCCCGAGACGGTCTTCATCGACCCGCAGGGCGTCATCCGGCACATCGACCGCGGCGGGCTGGACCTCGCGCGCCTGAACGCCGGGCTGGGCACCATCGGCGTGCCGGCCCTGAAGGAGGGCGCGCTGTGA